The sequence CGGAGTACCGGGAGAAAATCACGGCAGCCCAGCACCAGATCGCCCAGGGCAACACCTATGAGGTCTGCCTGACCACGACGCTCGAAGCCAGGGTCCCGGAACACGCACTGGATCCGTGGACCACCTATCTGGCGCTGCGCCGCCGGAACCCGGCGCCGTTCGCCAGCTATCTCCGCCTGGGGAACCTCGCCGTTGCCAGCACCTCGCCTGAGCGGTTCCTGAAGATCGCGTCCGACGGCGGCATGCGCGCCGAGCCGATCAAGGGCACCCGCCGCCGGGCTGCCGACCCGCAGGAGGACCAGCTGCTGCGCGAGGACCTGGCCGCATCACTGAAGGACCGGGCCGAGAACATCATGATCGTGGACCTGCTGCGCAACGACCTCAGCCATTTTGCCGAGCCCGGCTCCGTTACCGTGAGCAGGCTCTGCGCGATCGAAAGCTACGCCACGGTCCACCAGATGGTCAGCACCATCGACGCCCGCCTCCTCCCGGGCGCGCCCCGGGCCGAGGCCGTGGCTGCATGCTTCCCGGCCGGCTCCATGACCGGAGCCCCCAAGATCAGCACGATGGCCATCCTGGACCGGCTGGAGGCCGGGCCCCGGGGGCTCTATTCGGGGGCCATCGGCTACTTCTCCCTCAATGCCGCAGCCGACCTCGCCGTCGCCATCAGGACACTGGTGGTCAGCGCGGAAGGTGACGGAACCGCTGAACTGTCTCTCGGCGTCGGCGGTGCCATCACCTCGGACTCCGTGCCCGACGACGAATACGAGGAAATCCGGACCAAGGCCTACGGGGTCCTGTCCACCCTCGGCTCCGTCTTTCCCGGAGACTGACTCCGGTTTAGGCATACGCGGCCGTCTTACTGCACCGTGGCCGTCAGCCGGGCCACGTTGTCCACGTACCGGGCGGCGAGCGGCCGGCCGATCCAGTCCGCGAGCTTGAGCTCGTGCGAGATGTCCCGGTAGGTGTCTTCCACCGCCCGCATCTTGTTCACGATGTCCTCGCCCAGGAGCATCACGGAAACCTCCAGGTTCAGCGAGAAGGACCGCATGTCCATGTTGCTGGAGCCCAGCACGGCCACCTCGTCGTCAATGGTGAAGTGCTTGGCGTGCAGCACGAACGGGGCCTTGTACAGGTAGATCCGCACACCGGCTTCGAGGAGTGCCTCGTAATAGGACCGCTGGGCGTGGTGGACCAGGAATTGGTCGCCCTTCTCCGAGACGAACAGTTCCACGTCAACGCCCCGCTGGGCGGCGGTGGTGATGGCGTAGAGCAGGGAATCGTCCGGCACGAAGTACGGGCTGCAGATGGAGATGCGGTGCTGGGCGGAGTAGATCAGGGTGTTGAAGAGCCGCAGGTTGTTTTCCGTGATGAACCCGGGGCCGCTGGGCACCACCTGGGCTGTGACGTTCCCGGGCTCCGGGTTCGGTGCGAGCTGCAGCTGGTGTTCCAGCGACTCGTCGGTCTCGCTCAGCCAGTCGGTGGCGAAGACGACGTTCAGGGTGGTCACGATGGGTCCGCGCAGGCGTGCCATCAGTTCCACCCATTCGCGGCCTGCCTTGCGGTGCCGCGGGTTGTTGTAGGAGGGCTCGATCAGGTTCTGCGAACCCGTGAAGGCAATCTCGCCGTCAATGACCATGATCTTGCGGTGGTTCCGCAGGTCAGGGCGACGCCACTGTCCGTGGATGGGCAGCAGCGGCAGCATCCGCTTCCACTGGATCTTGCCTGCGCGGAGACGCTTGAGCAGCTTCCGGTACCCCTTGATGCGGAGGGTTCCGATGTGGTCGAACAGGAGCCGCACCTCCACGCCCCGCTCCGCGGCCTCCTCCATGGCGGTCAGCAGGTCATTGGTGACATGGTCCGAACTCATGATGTAGAACTCGGCGTTGACGAACTTCTTCGCCTTCCGCACCGCCTGGGTCATTTCCAGGATGGAGTCGGGATAGCCGGGGATGAGGTCCACGGAGTTGCCGTCCACCATGGGCAGGGAACCGAGGGTGCGGTTGAGTTCAGCCGCGGACTTCACCCATTCCGGGCCGGGGTAGTCGCTTTCCGCGTCCGAGAGTGCGGAGATGCCTGCCTGCACGCGTTCATTTACCAGTTGCTGCTGTGCCCGCCTGCGGCTGGACAACCGGAAGTTGCCAAAGAGCAGGAACAGGACGATGCCCAGGAACGGAATGAAGAAGATGCCCAGCAGCCAGGCCATGGCGGTGGTGGGGCGCCGGTTGCCGGGGATGATACCCAGCGCCAGCACCCTGATCACCAGGTCGGCGAAACCCAGGAGCACCACCACCCACGTCGGAGCGGTGCCGGCAAGTGAAAAAGGCCACAACACGTCTTAAACCCCCGGGGAGATCGGGCTCCGGAGGACGGCTTCCGGCCGGTGCACTCTGCCCAGCTTATCCGCGGTACCGCACTAAGCTGGTGCCATGACCTCTCCAGCCCCCGTGGTTCTCGCCTTCCTCGATCCCGCTTACCCTGATGGCCGGGTGGCCGATGCCTCCAAGCCGCAACTCCTGGTCACCGACCTGGGGGTCACGCGGGGCGACGGCGTCTTTGAAACCATGCTGGCCGTGGGCGGAACAGTACGGAAGATGCAGGCCCACCTTGACCGCCTTGCCGGCTCCGCGGCGGCGTTGGACCTGGACATCCCGGACCAGGAGGCCTGGCGGCGCGTCATTGCCGCGGCGGTGGCCCGGCACCGGCTGGAGAACCCGCCCGCAGACCCGGCTGCTGATGAGCTGGTGGTCAAACTGGTGGTCACCCGGGGCGTGGAAGGCGCGCCCACCCCCACAGCCTGGGTGCAGGCCACCCCGGCCGGGGCAGCCGGGCGCCGGCAGCGTGAAACGGGCATCGACGTCATCCTCCTTGACCGTGGCTATGACAGCGACGTGGCCGACCGGGCGCCCTGGCTGCTCCTCGGCGCCAAAACGCTTTCCTACGCCGTCAACATGGCGGCCCTGCGCCACGCCCACAAACAGGGCGCCGACGACGTCATCTTCTTCTCCTCCGATGGCCGTGTGCTGGAAGGGCCCACCTCAACGGTGCTGCTCGCACATGTGGAAAAGTCCGACGACGGCACCACGGTGAAGCGCCTCATCACCCCGCAGCTGGACAGCGGCATCCTGGCCGGGACCTCCCAGGGCGCCCTTTTCGCCGCCGCCAAGGCCGCCGGCTGGGAACTGGGCTACGGTCCGCTGGAACCCCGGGACCTCATGGACGCTGACGCGGTCTGGCTGATTTCGAGCGTCCGCCTGCTTGCCCCCGTGAACAGGATCGATGGCAAGGAGATCGGCACCCCGGCCCTCCAGAAGGAACTGACCGCGGAGTTGGGTGAGCTGTTCGCCGGCATCCAGTAGCGGCGAAACAAGCGGCGCAATCCCTTTTCCCGCTCCCGCAACACCCGTAAGGTGTGGACCATGGACTCGCGAAACCTGCCGAAGATTGAAAACCTGTCCTTCGACGACTGCTGGGAACTCCTCGACAACGACACGGTGGGCAGGTTGGCCATCGTGGTGGACGAACATCCCGAGATCTTCCCCGTGAACTACGCTGTCCACCTGCGCAGCATCGTCTTCCGCACCGCACCCGGTTCAAAGCTGTGGGGCGCCCGGATGGAACGTCCGGCAGCCCTGGAAATCGACGGCTACGACCCTGCCTCCGAACAGGCCTGGAGCGTGGTGGTGCGCGGCGAAACGGAGATCATCGAGGACCAGGGCGTGAAAGATGCCGTGGACGGGCTGGGCCTGGAACCTTGGCAGCCGGGCGAAAAGGCCAACTACGTCCGGCTTAACGCCAAAGCCCTGACGGGGCGCCGGTTCCGCGTCAACAAGCCGGACATCTGGAACACCCGCCTGCAGGACCGTCGTCGGGCGTCCTTCGAATAGGCCACGCCCGGTAATACCGCCTCCACAAGGCCCGGAGCGTCAGGCGGCGGGGCCGGCCGCCTGGCGTGACAGCTGGGCTTCCAGCCCGGACAGCAGGATGCCAAGTCCCTGGTCAAGCTCCGCCTCGCCGTCGTACTCAGACAGGGCCGGAGCCAGTGCACGAAGCTTGGGGAACTCCTTCGCGGGCAGCCGGTGGAGCCCCAGCCGCAGCAGCACCTCGTTCTCTTCAGGGTCCACCACGTACTCCTGCAGTTCGTTCAGGATGTGTCCGTAGAGGAAGCCGTAGTAGGCGCGGTAGACGTGGAGTGCATCGGCCGCACCGAATCCTGCAGCGCCGAGAAGGGACAGGATCTGTTCCAAGGGACGCAGCGTGCCCAGCGGCCTAAGGCCGAGGGGCGTGGACAGGGGCCGGGTGACCAGCAGCGGCACAACATTGGGGTGCTGGAGGGCAAGCGTTCGCAGGCCATGGGCAATCCCGCGCAGCTGGGCCTTCCAGTCGGGGTCCTCCGGATGGATGCGGAGCTGGTTGAGCACCAACTCCGTAACTCCATCCAACAAAGCTGCACGGTTCTGGGCATAGCGGTAAAGGCTCATCGGGTCCCGGCCAAGCTCCTGCCCAAGGCGGCGCATGGTCAGCGCGTCCAGGCCCTCGGCGTCCACCAGCTCCAGCGCTTTGGCCAGTACCAGGTCCCTGCTCAGCCTCGGCTTGGTGCCCGCCGTTCCCGAAGTATTGGCTGAAGTCATTATTTGATCCTTACTGGGGGCAGCCGGCTGATTTATTCAATACGGTTGCCTCAGTTGTAGTCTACGAGTAAAGTCTACAGCGTAGACATGCCTCAAGAACGCTGATATTCCCAAGTTCTCCTGATGGGATCGAACCTACAGACCCACCGCCCCCGTGCAGGGCATCGAGGGTTTTGCTGCTGTAGCCGAACGGCGGCACCGCGCACCGAGCGAAGGGACGCCGTCATGGCCAATTCGCAGTTTGATCTTTTCCTCCACGAAGCCACCTACGCCGACCAGGCCTCCGAATCAAGCCTCGACCGTGACCGCCTCTTTGGGCTGTACACCAGCTGGTGCTTCGTCAACGAGCAGCCGGCCGGCACCGAGTCCAGCTTCTGGGCTGCCATGAAACACCGGGTCTCCGCCCGCCGGAACGGACTGCGCATGAAGGGGCCCGCCGCCGCGGACTACATCATGACCAGTTACCCACGGCTGGTCTAAGCCCCAACGGGCTGTCAGATGGGGCGCCGGGTAACCGGCGCCCCACCATCAGATGCTGTGGCACTTGACATATGTGCCACAGCATTTTTCATGCCCCGGGACGTCCCCGCTGCCGCCTAGGTGGGAATAATCCGGAAGAGGAACCTGGCTCGGACCATCACCCACAGAAGGCCCAGCACCACGGCGTAGGCGACGGTGTTGAGGAAGATGCTCTGCTGCTGCAGCGCCGGGATGTTGGCCACGACGGCGATCAGCACCACGTGCATGATGAATACGTAGAGCGTGGCGCGGCCCAGCGGGATCAGGAACCAACCCAGGGCCCGCTGCACTGGTTTCCAGTAGGCGCTAAGGAAGGCGTAGGCGGCCACCACCAAGACCAGGACGTTGAGCAGGCGGCCGGGCGCCACGTAGGTCCGGCCGAACAGCGCGTCATACATGGCCCGGTAGGCGGCGTCCGGCATGAGCGCCAGCCGGACGTCATAGTTGTTGGCCAGGTACGGGTTGCCCCAGGACAGGAAGGCCAGCGCGAACGCCGCTGCGGTGCAGGCTGCCACCACCCAGGTGTGCGCCGACAGCCAGGCGACTATGCTGCGGCGGTGGTAGCCGACAACCAGGCCGACGACAAAGAGTACCTGCCATACCAACAGGGGGAACGAATCCTCGAACTGCGATGGCAGGAGCCTGACCCTGGTTACGGCCCCGACCGCATACACGGCCAGGGACGCCAGCAACACCCAGATGGCCTTGCCGCGGTTGAGTGCCGCCAGGATCAGGGGGCTGGCCAGCAGGAGCACCACGTAAAGGCCCATGACGTTGAACTGCCAGGGCCCGAACTGCAGCAGCACGATGGCCGGAAGCACCTGCGGCGGCACGGGGAACTGGAACAGCGACGACATGCCCGCGTACAGGTCGTAGGTCCGGCCCGCGCCGCTGTGCCCGGCGCCGCCGGTTCCCTGGTCCACGAACGTGGTCAGGGCCTCGGTGTGGAAGAACGGGAGCAGCGACAGCAGGAAGACGCCGACCAGCACGGCCAGGGCAGTGACATAGAGCTTCCCGGCACGGCGGGACGTCAGGTCCA comes from Pseudarthrobacter sp. NIBRBAC000502770 and encodes:
- a CDS encoding TetR/AcrR family transcriptional regulator C-terminal domain-containing protein, which translates into the protein MTSANTSGTAGTKPRLSRDLVLAKALELVDAEGLDALTMRRLGQELGRDPMSLYRYAQNRAALLDGVTELVLNQLRIHPEDPDWKAQLRGIAHGLRTLALQHPNVVPLLVTRPLSTPLGLRPLGTLRPLEQILSLLGAAGFGAADALHVYRAYYGFLYGHILNELQEYVVDPEENEVLLRLGLHRLPAKEFPKLRALAPALSEYDGEAELDQGLGILLSGLEAQLSRQAAGPAA
- a CDS encoding aminodeoxychorismate lyase — its product is MTSPAPVVLAFLDPAYPDGRVADASKPQLLVTDLGVTRGDGVFETMLAVGGTVRKMQAHLDRLAGSAAALDLDIPDQEAWRRVIAAAVARHRLENPPADPAADELVVKLVVTRGVEGAPTPTAWVQATPAGAAGRRQRETGIDVILLDRGYDSDVADRAPWLLLGAKTLSYAVNMAALRHAHKQGADDVIFFSSDGRVLEGPTSTVLLAHVEKSDDGTTVKRLITPQLDSGILAGTSQGALFAAAKAAGWELGYGPLEPRDLMDADAVWLISSVRLLAPVNRIDGKEIGTPALQKELTAELGELFAGIQ
- the cls gene encoding cardiolipin synthase yields the protein MLWPFSLAGTAPTWVVVLLGFADLVIRVLALGIIPGNRRPTTAMAWLLGIFFIPFLGIVLFLLFGNFRLSSRRRAQQQLVNERVQAGISALSDAESDYPGPEWVKSAAELNRTLGSLPMVDGNSVDLIPGYPDSILEMTQAVRKAKKFVNAEFYIMSSDHVTNDLLTAMEEAAERGVEVRLLFDHIGTLRIKGYRKLLKRLRAGKIQWKRMLPLLPIHGQWRRPDLRNHRKIMVIDGEIAFTGSQNLIEPSYNNPRHRKAGREWVELMARLRGPIVTTLNVVFATDWLSETDESLEHQLQLAPNPEPGNVTAQVVPSGPGFITENNLRLFNTLIYSAQHRISICSPYFVPDDSLLYAITTAAQRGVDVELFVSEKGDQFLVHHAQRSYYEALLEAGVRIYLYKAPFVLHAKHFTIDDEVAVLGSSNMDMRSFSLNLEVSVMLLGEDIVNKMRAVEDTYRDISHELKLADWIGRPLAARYVDNVARLTATVQ
- a CDS encoding pyridoxamine 5'-phosphate oxidase family protein gives rise to the protein MDSRNLPKIENLSFDDCWELLDNDTVGRLAIVVDEHPEIFPVNYAVHLRSIVFRTAPGSKLWGARMERPAALEIDGYDPASEQAWSVVVRGETEIIEDQGVKDAVDGLGLEPWQPGEKANYVRLNAKALTGRRFRVNKPDIWNTRLQDRRRASFE